One window of Cryptobacterium curtum DSM 15641 genomic DNA carries:
- a CDS encoding 3-hydroxyacyl-CoA dehydrogenase — MGIEDIKRVTVAGGGVLGSQIAFQAAYRGYDTTIWLRSEASIERCQTKIDRLTTIYLDTLEALKSDPSAWAYGLIAREDVSPEACEALKDKVKAAHTNLKLTADWDEAFNNTDLVIEAIAEDPQQKTAFYQELAHHLPEKAIIATNSSTLLPSMFAEATGRPQKYLALHFANEIWKNPIGEVMGHAQTAQENFDTVVAFAEAIRMVPVKVLKEQPGYLLNSMLVPFLSAAQGLWAAGIGSPEDIDRAWTLGTGAPAGPFRILDIVGLTTAYNVSIMNPAAKEEGTIQNRVATLLKEKIDKGETGVAAGKGFYEYRK; from the coding sequence ATGGGAATCGAAGATATCAAGCGTGTAACCGTTGCGGGCGGCGGTGTTCTAGGAAGTCAAATCGCCTTCCAAGCTGCCTATCGTGGTTATGACACTACGATCTGGCTTAGGTCTGAAGCGTCCATTGAGCGCTGCCAAACCAAAATCGATCGTCTGACAACGATTTATCTTGACACGCTCGAGGCTCTTAAGAGCGATCCCTCAGCTTGGGCGTATGGCCTTATTGCTCGTGAAGATGTTTCCCCTGAAGCATGCGAAGCACTCAAAGACAAGGTGAAGGCGGCGCATACAAACCTGAAACTCACCGCAGATTGGGATGAAGCTTTTAACAACACTGACCTTGTCATCGAAGCAATCGCTGAAGACCCCCAGCAAAAAACCGCTTTCTATCAAGAGCTTGCCCACCATCTGCCAGAAAAAGCTATTATCGCCACCAATAGCTCGACATTGTTGCCAAGCATGTTTGCCGAAGCTACCGGACGGCCGCAGAAATATCTGGCGCTTCACTTTGCGAACGAAATCTGGAAGAACCCCATTGGCGAAGTCATGGGTCACGCGCAAACAGCGCAGGAAAACTTTGATACGGTTGTAGCTTTCGCCGAAGCTATCCGCATGGTGCCGGTAAAAGTGCTGAAAGAACAGCCTGGCTATTTGCTCAACAGCATGCTGGTACCCTTCCTCTCAGCTGCTCAAGGGCTCTGGGCTGCTGGCATTGGGTCGCCTGAAGATATCGATCGGGCTTGGACACTTGGCACCGGTGCACCAGCTGGTCCGTTCCGCATCCTCGACATTGTTGGCCTCACCACTGCCTACAATGTCTCTATCATGAACCCGGCCGCCAAGGAAGAAGGCACAATTCAAAACCGTGTTGCTACGCTACTCAAGGAAAAGATTGACAAGGGCGAAACAGGTGTAGCAGCTGGTAAAGGGTTTTACGAGTATCGAAAGTAA
- a CDS encoding universal stress protein has translation MYQSILVPYDRSEHAKHALSAALELASTSFEGKVTLLYVAELPDFDDPTFEAAAQMAGVARVSQEDSLAAQREFYERKKKDLIADAKSIVGDFTQVVYRVTSGKPHDAIVEFAETGQFDLVVMGNRGLGALRGALGSVSYAVLRSVDIPVLIVK, from the coding sequence ATGTATCAAAGCATCCTTGTCCCGTACGACAGGTCTGAGCATGCCAAACATGCCCTATCTGCCGCTCTTGAACTGGCAAGCACTTCATTCGAAGGAAAAGTAACGCTGCTCTACGTTGCTGAGTTGCCTGACTTTGATGACCCGACCTTTGAGGCTGCTGCTCAGATGGCTGGTGTAGCACGTGTTAGCCAGGAAGATTCACTGGCAGCTCAGCGCGAGTTTTATGAGCGCAAAAAAAAGGATCTTATTGCTGATGCAAAATCGATTGTTGGCGATTTTACCCAGGTGGTGTATCGAGTGACATCCGGCAAGCCGCATGACGCAATCGTTGAATTTGCCGAAACTGGCCAATTCGATCTTGTCGTGATGGGAAACCGTGGCTTGGGCGCGCTGCGCGGTGCTTTGGGTTCAGTGAGCTACGCGGTGCTGCGCTCAGTTGATATTCCGGTGTTGATTGTTAAATAG
- a CDS encoding MATE family efflux transporter, which yields MLDRADFKVYIHYIIPSIASFLLTGIYSIVDGLFVGHAVGDAGLAGINVAWPLVAFMMAIGTGVGMGGAVISSIYAGIGDLRSSNRAIAHTLSMLALATPLVMVVLFCFGQQLIYLFGGRDEILSQSQSYLSVMTWGSLFQIMASGCIPLMRNKGRVVAAMVILVISGLLNVALDFALVMLAGWGVAGAGLATVIAQAFVFICGLAFFLKRENRPRSRDFALDGEFLSRTLKGGFAPFALTLLPEVTTIVMNMATEAHGGATAQSAFAVISYVAVAIQWIIQGVNDGSQPLVSLRFGEGKLSTMRALRHTNYVFAVGIGLAGMVALYVLRVPLAVVFGISPQTSEVFYHGVALFSLALGFYGITHATTSFFYAVESSRNATIVILGEVVFVVFFAAVLPLFLGLDGVWLAVVATQACLAVLAVALLRHSRGNIAQAAARHVEKHAELAGQAAESNA from the coding sequence ATGCTCGATCGTGCTGATTTTAAAGTCTATATCCATTACATTATTCCTTCTATAGCATCGTTTTTACTGACGGGCATTTACAGTATTGTCGATGGCCTCTTCGTTGGTCATGCGGTGGGGGATGCCGGTTTAGCCGGCATCAACGTCGCTTGGCCGCTCGTAGCTTTTATGATGGCAATCGGTACCGGTGTCGGTATGGGGGGTGCCGTTATTAGCTCCATCTATGCTGGCATTGGCGATCTGCGCTCGTCTAATCGCGCTATTGCTCATACTCTTTCAATGCTTGCGCTGGCAACGCCGCTGGTTATGGTGGTGCTGTTTTGTTTTGGTCAGCAATTGATCTACCTGTTTGGTGGTCGCGATGAAATCTTATCTCAGTCGCAGTCGTATCTTTCCGTTATGACTTGGGGGTCGCTCTTTCAAATTATGGCATCAGGCTGCATTCCTCTTATGCGCAACAAGGGCCGCGTTGTGGCTGCTATGGTCATTCTGGTTATCAGTGGCCTGTTGAATGTGGCTCTCGACTTTGCGCTCGTGATGCTGGCGGGCTGGGGAGTAGCTGGCGCTGGATTGGCAACGGTGATTGCCCAGGCATTCGTTTTTATCTGTGGGCTTGCTTTCTTTCTAAAGCGAGAAAACCGACCGCGCTCTCGCGATTTTGCTCTTGACGGTGAGTTCCTTAGTCGCACCTTAAAGGGTGGGTTTGCGCCGTTTGCCCTAACACTGTTACCTGAAGTAACCACGATTGTCATGAACATGGCTACCGAAGCTCATGGTGGTGCCACTGCTCAGTCGGCTTTTGCGGTGATCTCGTACGTGGCGGTGGCAATACAGTGGATTATTCAGGGCGTTAATGATGGATCGCAGCCACTGGTGAGTTTGCGTTTCGGCGAAGGAAAACTGTCGACTATGCGTGCCTTGCGCCATACGAATTATGTCTTCGCGGTGGGTATTGGTTTGGCTGGTATGGTGGCACTCTACGTATTGCGCGTGCCGCTTGCCGTTGTGTTTGGCATATCACCACAGACAAGCGAAGTGTTCTATCATGGTGTGGCGCTGTTTTCGTTGGCGCTCGGTTTCTATGGTATTACCCATGCAACCACTTCGTTTTTCTATGCTGTTGAAAGCAGTCGCAATGCAACCATTGTTATCCTTGGCGAGGTTGTGTTCGTTGTTTTCTTTGCGGCTGTTCTACCCCTCTTCTTAGGGCTTGACGGTGTGTGGCTTGCGGTGGTGGCCACACAGGCATGCCTTGCCGTGTTGGCGGTGGCACTGCTGCGGCATTCGCGAGGCAACATTGCCCAGGCGGCAGCGCGTCATGTCGAAAAGCATGCGGAATTGGCTGGGCAGGCAGCTGAAAGTAACGCATAA
- a CDS encoding cytochrome c biogenesis CcdA family protein — MFVNYLLTFLEGIVTFVSPCLLPLLPVYVAYFAGGLPEASGNAAASQSASTSASRIAGSKFKGALGFVAGFTVLFCALGAMAASLGGFFMQNRRALEVVCGLVIILFGFTYWGVIKTSIFTGRGARPKTLSQGFGPSFLFGMAFAVSWTPCVGAFLGSALSLAVTTGDMLTGASLLACYSLGLGVPFILSALLIDRLEGAFTWVKAHYGIINKVCGALLVLVGALLVSGLFSSWMGMFAA; from the coding sequence ATGTTCGTGAATTACCTGCTGACATTTCTCGAGGGTATTGTCACCTTCGTATCGCCCTGTTTGCTTCCATTATTGCCCGTATATGTAGCCTATTTTGCTGGTGGTCTGCCAGAGGCTTCTGGAAATGCCGCTGCGTCGCAGTCAGCTTCCACAAGCGCTTCGCGCATTGCTGGTAGCAAGTTCAAAGGGGCGCTTGGATTTGTTGCTGGCTTTACTGTGTTGTTTTGTGCTTTGGGAGCCATGGCGGCTTCGCTGGGTGGCTTTTTCATGCAGAACCGTCGCGCCCTTGAAGTGGTGTGCGGGCTGGTTATCATTCTGTTTGGTTTCACTTATTGGGGTGTCATTAAAACGAGCATTTTTACCGGTCGTGGTGCGCGCCCTAAAACACTCTCCCAGGGGTTTGGTCCATCCTTTTTGTTTGGTATGGCGTTTGCGGTTAGTTGGACTCCATGTGTGGGTGCTTTCCTGGGATCGGCGCTCTCTCTGGCCGTAACAACGGGGGATATGCTAACTGGTGCATCGCTGCTCGCATGCTATTCACTTGGTTTGGGTGTGCCATTTATCCTGTCAGCCTTGCTGATCGACCGTCTTGAAGGTGCTTTTACGTGGGTTAAGGCGCATTATGGCATTATCAATAAAGTTTGTGGTGCGCTGCTTGTTTTGGTGGGCGCCCTTTTGGTATCGGGCTTGTTTAGCTCGTGGATGGGAATGTTTGCAGCCTAG
- a CDS encoding NYN domain-containing protein — protein sequence MKSRNKLLIVDGYNVLRSGSRYRHMRAMADYTDEVYNKCREALINDVIAHMGRDYCEAYLVFDGRDNEFSTGVPERIGGVQVVFSPAGLSADTVIEKLAFDARSRGVEVMVVTSDATIQDTVFGLGVDRMSADGFSREAELLDQEARLDENPKATVKNTVGERIDASTLAQLEALRDGK from the coding sequence ATGAAATCTCGCAACAAGCTTTTGATTGTTGACGGCTACAACGTTTTGCGTAGTGGTAGTCGCTATCGACATATGCGCGCTATGGCCGATTACACCGACGAGGTGTACAACAAATGTCGCGAGGCTCTTATCAACGACGTAATCGCACACATGGGGCGCGATTACTGCGAGGCATACTTGGTATTCGATGGCAGGGACAACGAATTTTCAACAGGGGTGCCCGAACGCATTGGCGGCGTGCAGGTGGTGTTTTCTCCAGCGGGGTTATCAGCTGATACGGTTATTGAAAAGCTGGCGTTTGATGCTCGTTCACGTGGGGTTGAAGTGATGGTAGTTACGAGTGACGCGACTATTCAGGACACAGTTTTTGGTCTTGGTGTCGATCGTATGAGTGCCGACGGATTCAGTCGCGAAGCAGAATTGCTCGATCAGGAAGCACGGCTGGACGAAAATCCGAAGGCCACCGTAAAGAATACGGTAGGCGAACGCATTGATGCGAGCACGCTTGCTCAGTTGGAAGCCTTGCGTGACGGGAAATAG
- a CDS encoding metallophosphoesterase family protein, which yields MKVGLVSDLHRQLPTAVMEALQGVDRILCAGDIEVEPILWELQTIAPVTAVKGNNDYGIDLPLSTTFILEGVRFFMVHRPQDIGTPADDVAVVVHGHTHIPRNEVIGGVHYINPGSPSYPRGGSDPSVAILILRDSAVERVEFISVGEYEKMPPRQG from the coding sequence ATGAAAGTCGGACTTGTTTCGGATCTCCATCGTCAACTGCCCACTGCAGTTATGGAAGCACTGCAGGGCGTCGATCGTATTCTTTGCGCAGGCGATATAGAGGTTGAGCCAATACTCTGGGAATTGCAGACAATTGCACCGGTTACTGCCGTCAAAGGGAATAACGACTACGGTATTGACCTTCCCTTAAGTACAACATTCATCCTCGAAGGCGTGCGATTCTTTATGGTGCATCGTCCTCAAGATATCGGAACTCCCGCTGATGATGTAGCGGTTGTGGTGCACGGACACACCCATATACCCCGCAACGAAGTTATTGGCGGCGTTCACTACATCAATCCAGGGAGCCCTTCGTATCCACGAGGCGGAAGCGACCCTAGTGTCGCCATACTGATTCTGCGCGATAGCGCTGTTGAGCGTGTCGAATTTATTTCAGTTGGTGAATATGAAAAGATGCCTCCGCGCCAGGGGTAA
- a CDS encoding TlpA family protein disulfide reductase: MSNKKQLLISVVVLVAVVAVAVVAYRALSAGQMSSSTSAGSASTSSSSIDQSQALSQSPGNSSSANGSGSAMSGGSSGNSQALPSFSVLDSSGAKVSSDSVIGKPTFIGFWATWCPNCVSEAPDIQKLYDTYGDRVNFMMIDCVDGQRETVDIAKQWIESKGYTYPVYFDTTNQASLALRVQYLPTIYLVDAQGNVTSMKIGSTSFDAMATALDGLLAS; this comes from the coding sequence GTGAGCAATAAGAAACAGTTGTTGATTTCAGTGGTCGTGCTTGTGGCTGTCGTTGCTGTAGCTGTTGTGGCGTATCGCGCGCTCTCTGCTGGTCAGATGTCATCTTCTACTTCAGCAGGATCTGCTTCCACTTCTTCGTCTTCAATCGATCAATCTCAAGCCCTTTCACAGAGCCCAGGCAACTCGTCTTCTGCAAATGGGTCTGGATCTGCCATGTCGGGTGGGTCTTCAGGGAACTCACAGGCGCTTCCTTCGTTTTCGGTACTTGATTCATCAGGCGCTAAGGTTTCAAGCGATTCTGTTATTGGCAAGCCTACGTTTATCGGTTTTTGGGCGACCTGGTGTCCTAACTGTGTCTCGGAAGCTCCTGACATTCAAAAGCTGTATGACACGTATGGGGATCGCGTCAACTTCATGATGATCGACTGTGTTGATGGCCAGCGTGAAACCGTTGATATCGCAAAGCAGTGGATCGAAAGCAAAGGGTATACCTATCCGGTGTACTTCGATACAACCAATCAAGCATCGCTGGCGCTACGTGTTCAGTATCTGCCGACGATTTACCTGGTTGATGCGCAGGGGAACGTGACGTCAATGAAAATTGGTTCTACCTCGTTTGATGCGATGGCAACAGCGCTCGACGGCCTGCTTGCTTCATAG
- the rlmB gene encoding 23S rRNA (guanosine(2251)-2'-O)-methyltransferase RlmB, with translation MAEFIEGKHPVWEALSTHVPITRIFLADGNKHDRLLQDILHMAARQHIVMETVPRAQLDKRSKRGSHQGIMAQAQPFAYASLDDIIARGNDQAVSLAVSHSSSAAPCALIIVLDHITDAGNLGAIARSAESVGAAGIIIPNKRSAYVTASTYKSSAGAISHIPVAQVANLQQALARLKNEGYWVAGASEKAEGGIWDANLTGNVCLVMGNENTGLARLTQEACDFFVSLPQRGVVSSLNVAQSATVCMYEWLRQNRLSLQECASGTSNTSHTLANANANASNRSSAPSCCSRASSQAKAQ, from the coding sequence ATGGCTGAATTTATTGAAGGAAAACATCCTGTTTGGGAAGCACTGAGCACGCACGTGCCCATCACACGTATTTTTCTTGCCGATGGCAATAAGCACGATCGGCTCTTGCAGGATATTCTGCATATGGCGGCGCGTCAGCATATTGTGATGGAAACGGTTCCTCGTGCGCAGCTTGATAAACGTTCAAAGCGCGGTAGTCATCAGGGAATTATGGCGCAGGCGCAACCCTTTGCCTATGCGAGTCTTGATGACATTATCGCGCGCGGAAATGATCAAGCTGTTTCGTTGGCGGTGTCGCACTCGTCGTCAGCTGCCCCTTGCGCACTTATTATTGTGCTCGATCATATTACCGACGCTGGCAATCTTGGGGCTATCGCTCGTTCAGCAGAGTCGGTAGGAGCTGCGGGTATTATTATCCCCAACAAGCGCAGTGCATATGTCACTGCTAGCACGTATAAGAGTTCTGCTGGTGCGATCTCTCATATTCCCGTTGCACAGGTTGCTAATTTACAGCAGGCACTAGCGCGTCTCAAAAATGAAGGCTACTGGGTGGCCGGCGCTTCGGAAAAAGCTGAAGGCGGTATTTGGGATGCAAACCTTACAGGTAACGTGTGCTTGGTGATGGGCAATGAGAACACCGGTCTTGCGCGCCTTACCCAAGAGGCATGCGACTTTTTCGTATCGCTTCCTCAGCGGGGGGTAGTATCGTCGTTAAATGTGGCGCAATCAGCTACTGTGTGTATGTACGAATGGTTGCGGCAGAATCGTCTATCTCTGCAGGAATGTGCTTCTGGCACTTCCAATACCTCTCATACCCTTGCTAATGCTAATGCTAATGCCTCGAATCGTTCTAGCGCTCCCTCGTGTTGTTCGCGCGCTTCAAGCCAAGCAAAAGCGCAGTAG
- a CDS encoding prevent-host-death protein — MPTIMPVSSLRSYTEVLDGVAPGAPVFLTKNGQGKYAILDMDDYNKLAAENRLFSELEAGRTSGDKDGWITSENVRKRFAERAQHVQ; from the coding sequence ATGCCTACAATCATGCCAGTCTCATCGTTACGTAGCTACACCGAAGTACTTGATGGCGTGGCTCCCGGTGCACCTGTATTCCTTACGAAGAATGGGCAGGGTAAGTATGCCATCCTCGATATGGATGACTACAACAAGCTCGCTGCTGAAAATCGCCTGTTCTCAGAGCTCGAGGCAGGCCGCACGTCTGGAGATAAAGACGGCTGGATTACAAGCGAAAATGTCCGCAAACGCTTTGCAGAGCGAGCTCAACATGTCCAGTAA
- a CDS encoding manganese efflux pump MntP family protein: MNLFEIVVLGIALSADAMSVTLCNIIANPRISRRRAALIPLTFGALQGIMPLIGYLAGFLAVEAISAYAGIITFGILGIIGAKMAWDGIHEDSSEDEEAVRGKLSVPVILVQAIATSIDALAVGISLAAGQTNIVSAAGIIALSTFLLCGAMIIIGRCLGASFGRRAQIVGGIVLILLGAKAFFF, translated from the coding sequence ATGAATCTCTTCGAGATTGTCGTACTCGGTATTGCCCTTTCGGCTGATGCTATGAGTGTCACCTTATGCAATATAATAGCTAACCCGCGCATATCGCGGCGGCGTGCTGCCCTAATACCCCTCACATTTGGTGCATTACAGGGAATTATGCCGCTTATCGGCTATCTTGCTGGCTTTCTTGCTGTTGAAGCAATTTCAGCGTATGCAGGCATTATCACCTTCGGTATCCTTGGCATTATCGGCGCCAAGATGGCGTGGGATGGCATCCATGAAGACAGTAGCGAAGATGAAGAAGCAGTGCGTGGGAAATTATCGGTACCTGTTATCCTTGTGCAGGCGATTGCCACAAGCATCGATGCCCTTGCTGTGGGCATATCTCTTGCTGCTGGCCAGACAAATATTGTTTCTGCCGCAGGGATTATTGCCCTTTCAACGTTTCTGTTGTGCGGTGCTATGATTATTATTGGCCGATGCTTGGGCGCTTCGTTCGGACGACGCGCACAGATCGTCGGTGGTATCGTGCTTATTCTGTTGGGTGCTAAAGCGTTCTTCTTCTAG